In Brassica rapa cultivar Chiifu-401-42 chromosome A06, CAAS_Brap_v3.01, whole genome shotgun sequence, a single window of DNA contains:
- the LOC103872873 gene encoding uncharacterized protein LOC103872873 isoform X1, translated as MAESKEDVPGVINKENGPASIKFPMLTSSNYTVWAMRMKIALKVSEVWETIDPGAKDEKKNNMAIAFLFQSIPEALILQVGEIDTAKGVWDAIKSRHVGAERVREARLQTLMAEFDRIKMKDDDTIDMFAGKLSEISSKSASLGEILEEPKLVKKFLKSLPRNKYIQIVASLEQVLDLNTTSFEDIVGRLKAYEERVCVEEEEKPDDQEKLMYAANSGSNYEGYNNNYGNNRGRGRGGRSSWRGRGRGRSSNFERQREAYKQGQGQNRDISHITCFKCDKLGHYASECPDKELKLQEAIEKKEDDTHEADELMMNEVVYLNERKVNPKSFETNLENTWYLDNGASNHMSGNRLFFQDLDESITGQVRFGDDSRINIVGRGSIRFTFRGGEKKILYNVYYIPNLKSNIVSLGQATEAGCEVRMRDNTLSLFDRSGELMLKTTRSSNRLYKVTLHAEQVRCLQVITNVSSTWHARLGHVNIESMKLMINKELVLGIPKLSIDKETCTTCLRGKQARSSFPKSTTYRASKPLELVHGDLCGPITPSTPAKKRYVFVLIDDYSRYMWTVLLKEKSESFEKFKNFRKSVTQETQTEIKTFRTDRGGEFTSHEFQHYCDKHGINRHLTAPYSPQQNGVVERRNRTLLEMTRSILKHMNLPNYLWGEAVRHATYLINRVATRSLDGKTPYEVLKSRKPNLSHLRVFGCVCYARTDTIGRKKLDDRSRALVHLGTEPGTKAYRLLDTTSKRIVVSRDVCFLEEKEWNWDKTVNDETAEFSVMIKGSNDEPSEAGEATNEIPATGEAYSDKSDEEEDGEDVQPQLRRSTRSTTTPTYLNDYILLAETECEQLLMMINEEPWDFTEAKELEVWIDACKDEIASIEANHTWDLVEVPSGVKPIGLKWVFKIKRNADGSVIKYKARLVAKGYVQKHGIDYDEVFAPVARIETIRLVIALAAARNWEVHHLDVKTAFLHGDLKEEVFVTQPEGFVIAGREKMVYKLKKALYGLKQAPRA; from the coding sequence ATGGCAGAAAGCAAAGAAGACGTACCCGGAGTGATCAACAAAGAGAACGGCCCTGCCTCCATTAAATTTCCTATGCTAACCTCTTCAAATTACACTGTATGGGCCATGAGAATGAAGATAGCTCTTAAGGTTAGTGAGGTCTGGGAAACAATAGATCCTGGAGCTAAAGAtgagaagaaaaataatatggCAATCGCGTTTCTGTTCCAATCCATACCAGAAGCCCTAATTTTACAAGTTGGGGAGATTGATACAGCAAAAGGAGTATGGGATGCAATAAAATCAAGACATGTTGGGGCTGAAAGAGTAAGAGAAGCTAGACTCCAAACTCTAATGGCTGAATTTGATAGAATAAAGATGAAAGATGATGACACTATCGATATGTTTGCTGGAAAATTATCTGAGATATCATCAAAATCAGCATCATTGGGAGAGATCCTAGAAGAACCAAAACTTGTAAAGAAATTTCTTAAAAGTTTGCCAAGGAATAAATATATCCAGATTGTTGCTTCCCTCGAGCAAGTCCTTGACCTGAACACTACAAGTTTCGAAGACATAGTAGGCAGGTTAAAGGCCTATGAAGAAAGAGTATGcgtggaggaagaagagaaaccTGATGATCAAGAAAAATTAATGTATGCGGCTAACTCAGGATCAAACTATGAAGGTTACAACAACAATTATGGAAACAATCGTGGTAGAGGACGTGGTGGACGGTCATCATGGAGAGGACGAGGTCGCGGTCGTTCCAGTAACTttgagagacagagagaggcGTACAAACAAGGACAGGGACAGAACAGAGACATCTCTCATATTACATGTTTCAAGTGCGATAAACTTGGTCATTACGCATCAGAATGTCCAGACAAGGAGTTGAAACTCCAAGAAGCCATCGAGAAGAAGGAAGATGATACACATGAGGCTGATGAATTGATGATGAATGAAGTAGTATATCTAAACGAAAGGAAAGTAAATCCAAAGAGTTTTGAGACTAACCTGGAGAACACGTGGTATCTCGACAATGGCGCAAGCAATCACATGAGTGGGAACCGACTATTCTTTCAAGACCTTGATGAAAGCATTACTGGCCAAGTAAGATTTGGAGATGACTCGCGCATCAATATAGTAGGAAGAGGCTCCATACGTTTTACATTCCGAGGTGGAGAGAAGAAAATCCTTTACAACGTATATTACATACCAAACTTAAAGAGTAATATCGTTAGTTTAGGACAAGCGACTGAGGCTGGCTGTGAAGTTCGTATGCGAGACAATACTCTCTCGTTGTTTGATCGATCAGGAGAGTTGATGTTGAAGACCACAAGATCAAGCAACCGTCTCTACAAAGTGACCTTACACGCTGAACAGGTCCGTTGTCTACAAGTAATAACCAATGTCTCGTCTACGTGGCACGCACGTCTCGGACATGTCAACATAGAATCGATGAAGCTAATGATCAACAAGGAACTGGTCCTAGGTATTCCCAAGCTGAGCATCGACAAAGAGACCTGTACGACGTGCCTACGCGGGAAACAAGCTCGATCTTCATTCCCAAAATCAACGACATATCGAGCTTCAAAACCTCTAGAACTCGTCCATGGTGATCTATGCGGACCGATCACACCGTCTACACCGGCCAAGAAGCGTTATGTGTTTGTTCTTATCGACGACTACTCACGCTATATGTGGACAGTGCTGCTAAAGGAGAAAAGTGAATCATTTGAGAAATTCAAAAATTTCAGGAAGAGTGTTACGCAAGAAACTCAGACAGAAATCAAAACCTTCAGAACGGATAGAGGGGGAGAGTTCACATCACATGAGTTTCAACATTACTGTGATAAACACGGCATCAACAGACATTTAACGGCACCCTATTCACCTCAACAGAATGGAGTGGTTGAAAGACGAAACCGAACTCTCTTGGAGATGACAAGAAGTATCTTGAAACACATGAATCTACCAAACTATCTATGGGGAGAAGCTGTAAGACATGCTACCTACCTGATCAACAGGGTAGCAACGAGGTCTTTGGACGGAAAAACACCATACGAAGTGCTTAAATCACGGAAGCCAAacctcagccatcttagagtaTTCGGATGCGTCTGCTATGCGAGGACTGATACGATAGGAAGAAAGAAACTTGATGACAGGTCGAGAGCACTAGTACACCTCGGAACTGAACCTGGAACCAAGGCTTACCGGCTTCTTGATACCACAAGCAAGCGTATAGTGGTCAGTCGTGACGTTTGTTTCTTGGAAGAGAAAGAATGGAACTGGGATAAGACGGTAAACGATGAAACAGCGGAGTTCTCTGTGATGATAAAGGGATCGAACGATGAGCCGAGTGAAGCTGGTGAAGCTACGAACGAGATCCCAGCTACCGGAGAAGCTTATTCTGATAAgagtgatgaagaagaagatggtgaagacGTGCAACCACAGTTGCGAAGATCAACGAGATCAACTACAACACCAACCTATCTTAATGACTATATACTACTTGCGGAAACAGAGTGTGAGCAGTTACTAATGATGATCAATGAAGAGCCATGGGATTTTACAGAAGCTAAAGAATTGGAAGTCTGGATCGATGCGTGCAAAGATGAAATAGCTTCTATTGAAGCAAACCACACATGGGACCTGGTTGAAGTGCCGTCTGGAGTAAAACCTATAGGCCTTAAGTgggttttcaaaataaaacgtAACGCTGATGGAAGTGTCATCAAATACAAGGCACGGTTGGTGGCTAAAGGGTATGTTCAGAAGCATGGTATAGACTATGACGAAGTCTTTGCGCCAGTAGCACGAATTGAAACCATACGTTTGGTCATTGCACTTGCAGCTGCAAGGAATTGGGAGGTTCATCATCTTGATGTGAAAACAGCCTTTCTTCATGGAGATCTAAAAGAAGAAGTATTTGTTACACAACCCGAAGGATTTGTTATTGCAGGAAGGGAGAAGATGGTTTATAAGTTAAAGAAGGCACTTTATGGCCTAAAACAAGCACCAAGGGCATGA
- the LOC103872877 gene encoding AT-hook motif nuclear-localized protein 27 — MEGGYEQGGGASRYFHNLFRPEIHHQQLQQQGGINLFDQHHQQQQHQQQQQQQPSDDSRESDHSNKDHHQPGLPDSDPATSSSAPGKRPRGRPPGSKNKAKPPIIVTRDSPNALRSHVLEVSPGADIVECVSTYARRRGRGVSVLGGNGTVSNVTLRQPVTPGNSGGGAGGGVVTLHGRFEILSLTGTVLPPPAPPGAGGLSIFLSGGQGQVVGGSVVAPLVASAPVILMAASFSNAVFERLPIEEEEERGGGGVGEGEGPPQMQQAPSPSPRSGVTGQGQLGGNVGGYGFSSDPHLLGWGAGTPSRPPFT; from the coding sequence ATGGAAGGCGGCTACGAGCAAGGCGGTGGAGCTTCTAGGTACTTCCATAACCTCTTCAGACCAGAGATTCACCACCAACAGCTTCAACAACAAGGCGGGATCAATCTTTTTGACCAGCATCATCAACAGCAACAACatcagcagcaacaacaacaacaaccgtcAGATGATTCAAGAGAATCCGATCACTCAAACAAGGATCATCATCAACCGGGTCTACCCGATTCAGACCCGGCTACATCAAGCTCAGCACCTGGGAAACGTCCACGTGGACGTCCACCGGGATCTAAGAACAAAGCTAAGCCACCGATCATAGTGACGCGGGACAGCCCCAATGCGCTTAGATCTCACGTCCTTGAAGTATCTCCTGGAGCTGACATAGTTGAGTGTGTGTCCACTTACGCTAGGCGGAGAGGGAGAGGGGTCTCCGTTTTAGGAGGAAACGGCACCGTTTCCAACGTCACTCTTCGTCAGCCAGTCACTCCCGGAAATAGCGGTGGTGGAGCCGGAGGAGGAGTTGTGACTTTACATGGAAGGTTTGAGATTCTTTCGCTAACGGGAACCGTTTTGCCACCACCTGCACCGCCAGGTGCTGGTGGTTTGTCAATATTTTTATCCGGAGGGCAAGGTCAGGTGGTTGGGGGAAGCGTTGTGGCTCCGCTTGTTGCATCAGCTCCGGTTATACTAATGGCTGCTTCCTTCTCAAACGCGGTTTTCGAGAGATTGCCTattgaagaggaggaagaaagaGGTGGTGGCGGTgtaggagaaggagaaggaccaCCGCAGATGCAGCAAGCTCCATCACCATCTCCGCGGTCGGGGGTGACCGGTCAAGGACAGCTAGGAGGTAATGTGGGTGGTTATGGGTTTTCCAGTGATCCTCATTTGCTAGGATGGGGAGCTGGTACGCCTTCAAGACCACCTTTTACTTAA